A window of the Butyricimonas faecalis genome harbors these coding sequences:
- a CDS encoding DUF1896 domain-containing protein, with product MNCSSIPDYTHTLDLVVALGGIPSAFFFLFPTDYPVNYQSAKSKVMNNKKKNEGQTDFSYYGLYLLDYLRTNKFEQADDTAFIRERADRAAETYERARLEGYPADGAQELAMDTLLRGLHYSRYAILREVVENEFADEVPEEKREAFVLKLLPLVGNVFSVYDLSDDNFALSSDYDLLYTELTGATVLYLDEYGV from the coding sequence ATGAATTGTTCTTCGATACCGGATTACACTCATACTTTGGATTTAGTGGTGGCACTCGGAGGGATACCGAGTGCCTTTTTCTTCCTTTTTCCAACCGATTATCCCGTTAATTATCAATCCGCTAAATCCAAAGTAATGAACAACAAGAAGAAAAACGAGGGTCAGACCGACTTTTCCTATTACGGTCTGTACCTGCTGGACTATCTCCGCACGAACAAGTTTGAACAGGCTGACGACACCGCTTTCATACGGGAACGGGCCGACCGTGCCGCCGAAACGTATGAGAGGGCACGGCTTGAAGGCTATCCCGCCGATGGTGCGCAGGAACTGGCGATGGACACGCTGCTGCGCGGGCTGCATTATTCCCGTTACGCCATCCTCCGCGAAGTCGTGGAAAACGAGTTTGCCGATGAAGTGCCGGAAGAGAAGCGTGAAGCCTTTGTCCTGAAACTGCTGCCGCTTGTCGGCAACGTGTTCTCCGTCTATGACCTCTCGGATGACAATTTCGCCCTGTCTTCCGATTACGACCTGCTCTACACGGAGCTGACGGGAGCAACCGTCCTTTACTTAGACGAATATGGCGTTTAA